One segment of Pseudanabaena sp. FACHB-2040 DNA contains the following:
- a CDS encoding YcjF family protein — protein MLAKRPILIGGLGLSATLWLLDTVQFHIFDSSTLLSAIALGSGIWWWRRQSKSPQLGEPKLTVADRPAVERAVAQLLTLRATLATAVETTLSPSAQESWQAVLAAFEQQVADLKTGLERQTLQIGLVGEPRSGKSTLLSHLQTGTLTAELSAVSLNFQEFPLPADSATVPDELTHQDAVFFLTAGDLTDSAYSFLKQRLLSGQRLMLVFNKQDQYLPADRESILQQLRQRVASLPLAATVVAIAAAPRPIKVRRHQEDGQFKEWLEPVSADLTALTPALGQAAADRAALVYATTLRQSETLRREMQTALNQVHREQALPLVEQLQWIAGAAAFASPVPSLDLLAAVAINGQLIMDLGRVYGFQFSLEEAKTAAATLASLTVKLGLVELSTQALTTVLKSHAATYVAGGVVQGLSAAYLTRLAGLSLIEHFEAAALAGQTAPTLSLEGFGQRLQALFQQNSQGALLLRLVQQGLERLRPAPATQPALPAQV, from the coding sequence ATGCTCGCAAAACGGCCTATTCTGATTGGCGGCCTCGGTCTGTCGGCCACACTCTGGTTGCTAGATACAGTCCAGTTCCACATTTTTGACTCTTCCACGTTGTTAAGTGCGATCGCACTGGGTTCTGGTATCTGGTGGTGGCGACGTCAAAGCAAGTCGCCCCAGCTAGGAGAGCCCAAGCTTACTGTTGCCGATCGCCCTGCCGTTGAGCGAGCTGTGGCCCAGCTGTTGACCCTAAGAGCAACCTTGGCGACAGCGGTTGAAACAACCCTCAGCCCCAGCGCTCAGGAATCTTGGCAGGCAGTGCTAGCCGCCTTTGAGCAGCAGGTTGCCGACCTTAAGACGGGGCTAGAGCGACAGACGCTTCAGATTGGCCTGGTAGGTGAGCCTCGCAGCGGCAAGAGCACTCTGCTGAGCCATCTGCAGACAGGCACCCTTACGGCTGAACTGAGTGCGGTCAGCCTCAACTTTCAAGAATTTCCTCTGCCCGCAGATTCGGCTACTGTCCCCGATGAACTGACCCACCAGGATGCCGTTTTCTTTCTTACTGCTGGAGACTTAACCGATTCTGCCTACAGCTTCTTAAAGCAGCGACTGCTGTCTGGGCAGCGGCTAATGCTGGTCTTCAACAAGCAAGACCAATACCTGCCTGCAGACCGGGAGAGTATTTTGCAGCAGCTGCGGCAGCGGGTGGCAAGCTTACCTCTAGCAGCGACGGTGGTTGCGATCGCAGCTGCTCCCCGCCCCATTAAAGTGCGCCGCCACCAAGAAGACGGGCAGTTCAAAGAATGGCTGGAACCGGTATCTGCCGACCTCACAGCCCTCACCCCCGCCCTGGGCCAAGCGGCAGCTGACCGGGCAGCCCTGGTCTATGCCACCACCCTACGCCAGAGCGAGACCCTGCGCCGAGAAATGCAAACTGCCCTTAACCAGGTGCACCGAGAGCAGGCCCTGCCCCTGGTAGAACAGCTTCAGTGGATCGCCGGAGCAGCGGCCTTTGCCAGCCCTGTGCCCAGTTTGGATCTGCTGGCAGCTGTTGCCATCAACGGGCAGCTGATTATGGATCTGGGACGGGTCTACGGCTTCCAGTTCTCGTTGGAAGAGGCTAAAACTGCGGCGGCTACCCTGGCCAGCCTAACGGTCAAGCTAGGGCTGGTAGAGCTCTCTACCCAGGCCCTGACTACTGTCCTTAAGAGCCATGCAGCTACCTACGTTGCGGGGGGTGTAGTGCAAGGGCTGAGCGCCGCCTATCTCACTCGCCTAGCCGGGCTCAGCCTCATCGAGCATTTTGAGGCCGCCGCCCTAGCCGGACAGACCGCTCCAACGCTCTCCTTAGAAGGCTTTGGTCAACGTCTGCAGGCGCTATTCCAGCAAAATAGCCAGGGGGCGCTGCTGCTGCGCCTGGTGCAGCAGGGCCTAGAGCGCCTGCGGCCCGCGCCTGCTACTCAGCCCGCCCTACCCGCTCAGGTCTGA
- a CDS encoding DUF697 domain-containing protein has protein sequence MSPASPATDPSASPPSFLAQTRQTLQQTLQRYTALRPSVSPAGKNTAPETDGPALQSRLEQLESLNARLTSHTLRVAVFGLVSRGKSAVINALMGKPVLETGPLHGVTRWPRSVYWQPAAPQENVADPWQIEFIDTPGLDEIEGAGRAEMAQIVAQQADLILFVVAGDITHTEYTALQQLQAAQKPLLLIFNKIDLYPDVDQEAISANLSQLQQAAAEQAPETAPLSIDKVIRTAANPAPLQVRVEWPDGQTRYEWEQPTPEIEALQTALTTLLYQDGATLVALNTLREARQLEAQLVNQVTTLHEGAADDLIWRFARYKGLVVALNPVALLDLLGGLTSDLVMIRSLARLYGFPITNYQASQLWGTILKSSGLLLLGELTSGLLGAGKSLSALFSLVSSPVGLPALGSAMIVQAAASGYGTYTVGQAAKRYLEQGCTWGPEGLSRVMQTVLEEAETSDVLARLRQDLQRSLNPFVAPDDTSSSAPKSQ, from the coding sequence ATGTCTCCCGCCTCTCCTGCGACCGATCCCTCTGCCTCACCTCCCTCTTTCCTAGCCCAGACACGGCAAACGCTGCAGCAAACCCTGCAGCGTTACACTGCGCTCCGTCCGTCTGTCTCGCCCGCTGGTAAAAACACCGCTCCCGAGACAGACGGGCCAGCATTGCAGTCTCGGCTGGAACAGCTAGAGAGCCTCAATGCTCGGCTGACCTCCCACACCTTGAGAGTGGCCGTGTTTGGTCTGGTGAGCCGAGGCAAGTCTGCCGTTATCAACGCCCTCATGGGAAAGCCGGTGCTAGAGACCGGCCCCCTTCATGGCGTGACCCGATGGCCGCGTTCAGTTTACTGGCAGCCTGCAGCGCCTCAGGAGAACGTGGCAGACCCCTGGCAGATTGAGTTTATTGATACCCCCGGCCTCGATGAAATTGAGGGAGCCGGGCGGGCTGAAATGGCCCAGATTGTGGCTCAGCAGGCTGATTTAATCTTGTTTGTGGTCGCGGGCGACATCACTCACACCGAATATACGGCCCTGCAGCAGCTCCAGGCCGCCCAAAAGCCGCTGCTGCTAATCTTCAACAAAATCGATCTCTACCCCGATGTCGATCAGGAAGCCATCTCTGCGAACCTTAGCCAGTTGCAGCAAGCGGCGGCTGAACAGGCTCCTGAGACAGCGCCCCTTTCCATTGACAAGGTGATCAGGACTGCTGCTAATCCGGCCCCGCTGCAGGTTCGAGTCGAATGGCCCGACGGGCAAACTCGTTATGAGTGGGAGCAGCCCACCCCTGAGATTGAAGCTCTACAGACAGCATTGACAACGCTGCTATACCAAGATGGTGCTACCCTAGTGGCGCTAAATACCCTTAGAGAAGCCCGTCAGCTAGAGGCCCAGTTGGTCAACCAGGTAACCACGCTACATGAGGGAGCCGCAGACGATTTGATTTGGCGGTTTGCCCGCTATAAGGGTTTAGTTGTGGCGCTCAACCCAGTTGCCCTACTAGATTTGCTGGGCGGACTGACCTCAGATCTGGTAATGATTCGCTCCCTGGCCCGACTCTATGGGTTTCCTATTACCAACTACCAGGCCAGCCAGCTCTGGGGCACGATTTTGAAAAGCTCCGGGCTGCTGTTGCTGGGAGAACTGACCAGCGGTCTTTTGGGGGCAGGTAAGTCCCTATCAGCGCTGTTTAGCCTGGTCAGCAGTCCGGTTGGCCTGCCAGCTCTGGGCAGCGCTATGATCGTTCAAGCGGCGGCTTCGGGTTACGGCACCTATACAGTAGGGCAGGCAGCCAAACGCTATTTGGAGCAGGGCTGCACCTGGGGGCCTGAGGGCCTGAGCCGAGTCATGCAGACGGTGCTTGAGGAGGCCGAAACTTCTGACGTTTTGGCCCGACTGCGCCAGGATTTGCAGCGCAGCCTCAACCCGTTTGTTGCCCCAGACGATACTTCCAGTTCTGCGCCCAAATCCCAGTAG
- a CDS encoding EAL domain-containing protein, whose product MTLSPVSDDTAQVHQLLEPGLPTLPPEASIHSAAALMQGLPHSCVWVVKSQACLGVLTEQEIFQAVASGQDLTQTPVSQFMLAHTETVAETEGILQAQQKLQRSRLPYLPVVNQHSELIGLVTRQSLDRAALTLQLPEHRALPRQPSAQAALPIPRRESYLATLVLVHQELVGLQQRNRLRIFNRVLQLLGLATNVSRVYLFENHVDAQGNQVSSKRAEWCNQGIKSEIDNPVLQNISYRDFAPRWYDLLSQGEPVVGSVTDMPPSEQELLEPQGIQSILILPIRTAKSSMALTFGQFYGFIGFDDCTQTRQWDVEEINLLKTVAASLSLAYEHQQVQQILNQTQTVFSSVFQCCPDPISIATFPEGRYLALNPSFEVLAGGVPRSQILGHTPVELGLIPNPRQVARLLRLLRQGGSLESQEMDYRQGVEGPIRTLLISCELIEFEGKTCVLAICKDITDRKQMENALRQSEARFRAIFEQAGVGICMADLSGVMIEANPGLCQLLNYTQAELAQKNFVEITHPEDVESDLAYHRRLLAGQIRSFSIEKRYLDRAGQVIWVNLTVCLVRDSEGNPLFSIGVSQDISDRKAAELALRQSQERYALATRESRVGVWDWDLTTDQIYISSNLKALLGYRNEDVTNQMERWRELLYAEDRAKVNAALQAHLEGRTTEVALSHRMLHRDGSIRWILTRGVAVRDSAGKPVRMAGTETDITDLKYAEDALMQSHRQVADILESITDAFVALDESWRFTYINQRAEQLLHQSREQLLSRVIWQEFPEIAQLSSFTQFHRAVEERISLTLEEYYPSFDAWYEVRIYPTPGGLAVYFHDISDRKRAYEQLQQQIRREQALNRVLQAIRQSLDLDTIFSTAAAEMFSLMQIDQVMFCRYQSEAACWQVIAEHQQSPNLPSVLGQVIPDQANPLSDRLKQLKVVQVSDTNLLEDTATQEMAQKLPGTWLLVPLHVLGDRLWGCMVLLRSQQQSQWQDSEIELLQIVANQLAIAIQQAHTLEQAQRELAERQRAEARLKQAQNISHTGNWEWDLTTHEITWSDEMFHIFGLTPADQAPGQSTICARVNPEDREALYQMVEAAIRTGVAYSLEFRLLYPDNTCRHVHLLGQSRQNENHQVVQLFGTLMDITQRKQIEAQLVYEALHDSLTGAPNRNYFMEQLNQAINLVELNPGYAFAVLFIDLDRFKVINDSLGHLVGDQLLIECTQRLQLIIRSDDLIARLGGDEFAVLLSAIENIQEALHVAERIHEVLRQPFELEGREIFISASVGVSSNLTGSLAAVDFLRDADTAMYRAKELGRGRSALFDPSMYEQVNLQLTLENDLRRALEREELELYYQPIFDLQSQQLIGFEALIRWHHPQWGCIGPSIFIPLAEETGLILPIGTWTIQMASQQLKCWHDQIPQAAGLVMGVNLSVKQFASANLIQDLDGILTNTGLDSSRLRLEITESALIDNPETAEAILGAIKARGVQLCIDDFGTGYSSLSVVHRFPVHILKIDRSFVSRMEEDSRGVAMVQAILALAQSLGMVAIAEGVETVDQMNLLQTLNCPYAQGYWFAKPLPAAEAEALILKTCKHDADSRPLSQ is encoded by the coding sequence ATGACACTTTCCCCGGTTTCAGACGATACGGCACAGGTTCACCAACTTCTGGAACCCGGTCTTCCCACGCTGCCGCCCGAAGCATCAATTCACTCAGCGGCTGCCTTAATGCAGGGCTTACCTCATAGCTGCGTTTGGGTAGTCAAAAGCCAGGCCTGCTTGGGTGTGCTGACTGAGCAGGAAATTTTTCAGGCGGTTGCTAGCGGGCAGGATCTGACCCAAACTCCGGTCAGCCAGTTCATGCTGGCCCACACCGAAACGGTAGCCGAAACCGAAGGCATCTTGCAGGCCCAACAAAAGCTCCAGCGCAGCCGCTTGCCCTATCTCCCAGTCGTCAATCAGCACAGCGAGCTGATTGGGCTGGTCACTCGGCAGAGCCTGGATCGAGCAGCTCTAACCCTGCAGCTGCCCGAACACCGAGCCTTACCCAGACAGCCCTCAGCCCAGGCAGCCCTGCCCATTCCCAGGCGAGAAAGCTATCTGGCTACGCTGGTGTTGGTCCATCAGGAGCTAGTGGGTCTGCAGCAGCGCAACCGCCTGCGGATCTTTAATCGGGTGCTGCAGCTGCTGGGGCTAGCCACCAACGTCTCTCGGGTCTACCTGTTTGAGAACCATGTCGATGCCCAGGGCAATCAGGTCAGCAGCAAGCGAGCTGAATGGTGCAACCAGGGCATCAAATCAGAGATTGACAATCCTGTTTTGCAGAACATCAGCTACCGCGACTTTGCGCCACGCTGGTACGATTTGCTCTCTCAAGGAGAACCTGTGGTGGGCTCTGTCACTGATATGCCCCCCTCTGAACAAGAACTTCTTGAACCCCAAGGCATTCAGTCCATTCTGATTTTGCCGATCCGCACAGCCAAGTCGTCAATGGCGCTAACCTTTGGCCAGTTTTATGGCTTTATCGGTTTCGACGACTGCACCCAGACCCGCCAGTGGGACGTTGAAGAAATCAACCTGCTCAAGACGGTCGCTGCCAGCCTATCTCTGGCCTACGAGCACCAGCAGGTACAGCAGATTCTCAACCAGACACAGACCGTTTTCTCCAGCGTCTTTCAGTGCTGCCCTGACCCTATCTCTATTGCCACCTTTCCAGAGGGGCGCTATTTGGCACTCAATCCCAGTTTTGAAGTGCTGGCTGGAGGGGTGCCGCGATCGCAAATCCTGGGCCATACCCCGGTTGAATTAGGGCTCATTCCCAACCCGCGTCAGGTAGCGCGGCTGCTGCGCCTGCTGCGGCAAGGCGGCTCCCTCGAAAGCCAGGAAATGGACTACCGCCAAGGGGTTGAGGGGCCAATCCGCACCCTGCTGATTTCCTGCGAACTGATTGAGTTTGAAGGCAAGACCTGCGTTTTGGCTATCTGTAAAGACATCACTGATCGCAAGCAAATGGAAAATGCTTTGCGTCAGAGCGAAGCTCGGTTTCGAGCGATCTTTGAACAGGCCGGTGTGGGCATCTGCATGGCTGACCTCTCAGGCGTGATGATCGAAGCTAATCCTGGGCTGTGCCAGCTATTGAACTACACTCAGGCAGAGCTGGCCCAAAAGAACTTTGTTGAGATTACCCATCCTGAGGATGTGGAGTCAGATCTGGCTTACCACCGGCGACTTCTGGCAGGCCAGATCCGGTCCTTTTCTATTGAAAAACGTTACCTGGACAGGGCAGGGCAGGTAATTTGGGTCAACCTGACCGTTTGTTTAGTGCGCGACAGCGAAGGCAATCCTCTTTTTAGCATTGGCGTTTCTCAAGATATCAGTGACCGCAAAGCCGCTGAACTGGCCCTGCGCCAAAGCCAAGAGCGTTATGCTCTAGCCACCCGCGAGAGCCGAGTTGGCGTCTGGGACTGGGACTTGACCACCGACCAGATTTACATCAGCTCCAACCTCAAGGCCCTGCTGGGCTATCGCAATGAAGACGTTACTAATCAGATGGAGCGATGGAGAGAGCTGCTTTATGCCGAAGACCGGGCCAAAGTAAACGCCGCCCTGCAGGCCCACTTGGAGGGGCGTACGACCGAGGTCGCCCTTTCCCATCGAATGCTCCATCGAGACGGCAGTATTCGCTGGATTTTGACGCGGGGCGTTGCTGTGCGCGACAGTGCAGGCAAGCCTGTGCGGATGGCGGGCACCGAGACTGACATTACTGATCTCAAATACGCAGAAGATGCTTTAATGCAGTCCCATCGGCAGGTAGCTGACATTCTCGAAAGCATTACGGATGCCTTCGTTGCTCTAGACGAGTCTTGGCGGTTTACCTACATTAATCAGCGAGCCGAGCAGCTGCTGCATCAAAGTCGAGAGCAGCTGCTCAGTCGAGTGATTTGGCAAGAATTTCCTGAAATCGCTCAGCTTAGCTCCTTTACGCAATTTCATCGGGCCGTAGAGGAGCGCATCAGCCTCACGCTGGAAGAGTACTACCCCTCCTTTGATGCTTGGTATGAAGTCCGGATCTACCCGACTCCAGGGGGTTTGGCGGTTTATTTCCATGATATTAGCGATCGCAAGCGCGCCTACGAGCAGCTGCAGCAGCAGATTCGGCGAGAACAGGCCCTCAATCGGGTACTCCAGGCCATTCGCCAGTCCCTTGATCTCGATACCATCTTTTCCACTGCTGCCGCCGAAATGTTTAGCCTGATGCAGATTGATCAGGTTATGTTCTGTCGTTATCAGTCCGAGGCTGCCTGCTGGCAGGTCATTGCAGAGCACCAGCAAAGTCCCAACTTGCCCTCTGTATTGGGCCAGGTCATTCCCGATCAAGCCAATCCTTTATCAGATCGGCTGAAACAGCTCAAGGTCGTGCAGGTCAGCGATACTAATTTGCTAGAAGATACGGCCACCCAAGAGATGGCTCAAAAGCTTCCAGGAACCTGGCTGCTGGTGCCCCTGCATGTTTTAGGCGATCGGCTTTGGGGCTGTATGGTGCTGCTGCGATCGCAGCAGCAAAGCCAGTGGCAAGATTCAGAGATAGAGCTACTCCAAATTGTGGCCAATCAGCTTGCGATCGCTATTCAGCAAGCCCACACACTGGAGCAGGCCCAGCGTGAGCTGGCCGAACGGCAGCGAGCCGAAGCCCGACTGAAGCAGGCCCAGAACATCTCCCATACCGGTAACTGGGAATGGGACCTGACCACCCACGAGATCACCTGGTCCGATGAGATGTTTCATATCTTTGGGCTTACCCCAGCAGATCAGGCTCCTGGGCAGAGCACCATCTGCGCTCGGGTCAATCCCGAAGACCGCGAAGCTTTGTACCAGATGGTCGAAGCCGCAATTCGTACTGGCGTGGCCTACAGCTTAGAGTTTCGCCTGCTCTACCCCGACAACACGTGTCGCCACGTCCATCTGCTAGGTCAAAGCCGCCAGAACGAAAATCATCAGGTAGTTCAGCTCTTTGGCACCCTGATGGATATTACCCAACGCAAGCAAATCGAAGCCCAGCTCGTCTACGAAGCCCTGCACGATTCTTTGACCGGAGCGCCCAACCGCAACTACTTCATGGAGCAGCTCAATCAGGCCATTAATCTGGTTGAACTCAACCCGGGCTACGCCTTTGCTGTGCTCTTTATCGATCTCGATCGCTTCAAGGTGATTAACGACAGCCTGGGGCATCTAGTCGGCGACCAGCTGCTGATTGAATGCACCCAGCGGCTCCAGTTAATCATCCGCAGCGATGATCTGATTGCTCGGCTAGGGGGAGACGAGTTTGCCGTGCTGCTCAGCGCCATTGAAAACATTCAGGAAGCCCTACACGTTGCCGAACGGATTCACGAAGTGCTGCGTCAGCCCTTTGAGCTGGAGGGTAGGGAGATTTTTATCAGCGCTAGCGTCGGTGTTTCGTCAAACTTAACGGGTTCGCTGGCCGCCGTAGATTTCCTGCGAGATGCCGACACCGCCATGTACCGGGCTAAAGAGCTGGGCCGGGGCCGTTCGGCTCTGTTTGACCCCAGCATGTATGAACAGGTAAACCTCCAACTCACCTTAGAAAACGATCTACGTCGGGCCTTGGAGCGGGAGGAGCTAGAACTCTACTACCAGCCCATTTTTGACCTGCAGAGTCAGCAGCTAATTGGTTTTGAGGCGCTGATCCGTTGGCACCATCCCCAGTGGGGCTGCATTGGGCCCTCTATCTTCATTCCCCTAGCCGAAGAAACGGGGCTGATCCTGCCCATCGGCACCTGGACTATTCAAATGGCCAGCCAGCAGCTCAAGTGCTGGCATGATCAAATTCCCCAGGCCGCCGGGCTGGTGATGGGAGTCAACCTGTCGGTCAAACAGTTTGCCAGTGCCAACCTAATTCAAGATCTCGATGGCATTCTCACCAATACTGGGCTAGACAGCTCTCGCCTGCGCCTCGAGATCACCGAAAGCGCTCTGATCGATAACCCCGAAACCGCCGAAGCCATTCTAGGGGCGATCAAGGCGCGGGGCGTTCAGCTTTGCATTGACGACTTTGGTACCGGCTACTCCTCTCTCAGCGTGGTGCATCGGTTTCCGGTACATATTCTCAAAATTGATCGCTCCTTCGTCAGCCGCATGGAAGAAGATAGCCGGGGGGTGGCAATGGTGCAGGCAATTCTAGCGCTGGCTCAGAGCTTGGGCATGGTTGCGATCGCAGAAGGCGTCGAAACCGTCGATCAAATGAACCTTCTGCAAACGCTCAACTGTCCCTATGCCCAAGGCTATTGGTTTGCCAAGCCGCTACCCGCAGCCGAAGCTGAAGCCCTCATTCTCAAAACCTGCAAGCACGACGCTGACTCAAGGCCTCTTAGCCAATGA